In Janthinobacterium sp. J1-1, a single genomic region encodes these proteins:
- a CDS encoding YigZ family protein: MPFTIAAPVHSELIIKKSRFIGCVQPMTDRASAQQIVNGLKARHPGAVHVCWALLAGGQSAAVDDGEPSGTAGRPMLDVLRHQDLEGVLATVVRYWGGVKLGAGGLVRAYTDSVAQALLQAEKTAIVRQRRLACTVPYAMEGMLRRELDAAGATLLAVAHSDAVLFDFSLAEGAASALLAHLDEAGNGRIAWLEQQD; encoded by the coding sequence ATGCCCTTCACTATCGCCGCCCCCGTCCACAGCGAACTGATCATCAAGAAAAGCCGTTTTATCGGTTGCGTGCAGCCGATGACGGACCGCGCCAGCGCGCAACAGATCGTCAACGGCTTGAAAGCCCGGCATCCGGGCGCGGTGCACGTGTGCTGGGCGCTGCTGGCGGGCGGGCAGTCGGCGGCCGTCGATGATGGCGAACCGAGCGGCACCGCCGGGCGGCCCATGCTGGACGTGCTGCGCCACCAGGACCTGGAAGGGGTGCTGGCGACGGTGGTGCGCTATTGGGGCGGCGTGAAACTGGGCGCGGGCGGGCTGGTGCGGGCCTACACCGACAGCGTGGCGCAGGCGCTGCTGCAGGCGGAAAAGACGGCCATCGTGCGCCAGCGGCGGCTAGCCTGCACGGTGCCGTATGCGATGGAAGGCATGCTGCGGCGCGAACTCGATGCGGCGGGCGCCACCTTGCTGGCGGTGGCGCACAGCGACGCGGTGCTGTTCGATTTCAGCCTGGCCGAGGGCGCCGCCAGCGCCTTGCTGGCGCATCTGGACGAGGCGGGCAACGGGCGCATCGCGTGGCTGGAACAGCAGGACTAA
- a CDS encoding nuclear transport factor 2 family protein, which yields MNQLNEAQVLNAEERLRLAMMDSDVAQLNLLLADDLLFTNHLGHLLSKQADLAAHEQRLLTITELQVSEQQVRLQGNVAVVSVRMRLTGTYHDAETHGDFRFTRVWAQAVDGSLQVIAAHSGVVA from the coding sequence ATGAACCAACTGAATGAAGCACAGGTCCTGAACGCGGAAGAGCGGCTGCGCCTGGCCATGATGGATTCCGACGTGGCGCAACTGAATCTGCTGCTGGCCGACGATTTGCTGTTCACCAATCACCTGGGCCATCTGCTCAGCAAACAGGCCGACCTGGCCGCGCATGAACAGCGCTTGCTGACGATTACCGAGCTGCAAGTCTCCGAGCAGCAGGTCCGCCTCCAGGGCAATGTGGCGGTGGTCTCGGTACGCATGCGGCTGACAGGCACTTACCACGATGCCGAAACGCATGGCGACTTCCGCTTTACGCGCGTGTGGGCGCAGGCGGTGGATGGTTCCCTGCAAGTGATCGCCGCCCATTCCGGCGTCGTCGCGTAA
- a CDS encoding cation:dicarboxylate symporter family transporter, whose translation MAITIILNLIVALIVFAFMFRQQSRHATFTVRVFTGLGLGVLLGAAAQAIYGADAAAIAGTNDYLAIVGSGYVKLLQMIIMPLIMVSIISAILKLKDASSLGKISVLTIGILLITTTVAAAIGILMAKLFGLTAVGLTSSAAEVARGVQLQGSLETAKALSLPKLLISFVPANPFLDMTGARKTSTIAVVVFAIFIGISATGIAAKKPEIFASFEQFMKVAHAIVMRMVTLVLRLTPYGVFALMFEVVSSSSYTDILKLINFVVASYSALILMFLVHLAIIAGTGLNPLRFVKKVFPVLAFAFTSRTSAGSIPMSVQTQTKRLGTPEGIANFAASFGSTIGQNGCAGIYPAMLAVMIAPTVGVDPFTVSFLLPLLAIVTIGSIGVAGVGGGATFAALIVLSAMDLPVALAGLLISVEPLIDMGRTALNVSGSITAGTVTSRVMGQTDLAVYNSETAADLDEVEHAV comes from the coding sequence ATGGCAATTACCATCATTCTCAATCTGATCGTCGCACTGATCGTGTTCGCCTTCATGTTCCGCCAGCAAAGCCGCCACGCCACGTTTACCGTGCGCGTGTTTACCGGCCTGGGCCTGGGCGTACTGCTGGGCGCGGCCGCGCAAGCCATCTATGGCGCCGATGCGGCGGCCATTGCCGGCACCAATGACTACCTGGCCATCGTCGGCAGCGGCTATGTGAAACTGCTGCAGATGATCATCATGCCGTTGATCATGGTGTCCATCATCTCGGCCATTTTGAAACTCAAGGACGCCAGTTCACTGGGCAAGATCAGCGTGTTGACCATCGGCATCCTGTTGATCACCACCACGGTGGCGGCCGCCATCGGCATCCTGATGGCGAAACTGTTCGGCCTGACCGCCGTCGGGCTCACTTCCAGCGCGGCCGAAGTGGCGCGCGGCGTGCAGCTGCAGGGCTCGCTGGAAACGGCCAAGGCCTTGTCGCTGCCGAAACTGCTGATCAGCTTCGTGCCGGCCAACCCCTTCCTCGACATGACGGGCGCGCGCAAGACCTCGACCATCGCGGTGGTCGTGTTCGCCATCTTCATCGGCATTTCGGCCACCGGCATCGCCGCGAAAAAGCCCGAGATCTTTGCCTCGTTCGAACAGTTCATGAAAGTGGCGCACGCCATCGTCATGCGCATGGTCACGCTGGTGCTGCGCCTGACGCCGTATGGCGTGTTTGCGCTGATGTTCGAGGTGGTATCGAGTTCGAGCTACACCGACATATTGAAACTGATCAATTTCGTGGTGGCCTCGTACAGCGCCCTGATCTTGATGTTCCTGGTGCACCTGGCGATCATCGCCGGCACCGGGCTGAACCCGCTGCGCTTCGTGAAGAAAGTGTTCCCCGTGCTGGCGTTTGCGTTCACCTCGCGCACCAGCGCCGGGTCGATCCCGATGAGCGTGCAGACCCAGACCAAGCGCCTGGGCACGCCGGAAGGCATCGCCAACTTCGCCGCGTCGTTCGGCTCGACCATCGGCCAGAACGGCTGCGCCGGCATTTATCCCGCCATGCTGGCCGTGATGATCGCGCCCACCGTCGGCGTCGATCCGTTTACCGTCAGTTTCCTGCTGCCCTTGCTGGCCATCGTCACCATCGGTTCGATCGGCGTGGCCGGCGTCGGCGGCGGCGCCACCTTTGCCGCGCTGATCGTGCTGTCGGCGATGGACCTGCCGGTGGCCCTGGCCGGCTTGCTGATTTCCGTGGAACCCTTGATCGACATGGGCCGCACCGCGCTCAACGTCAGCGGCTCGATCACGGCCGGCACCGTCACCAGCCGCGTCATGGGGCAGACCGACCTGGCCGTCTACAACAGCGAGACGGCAGCCGACCTGGACGAGGTCGAGCACGCCGTCTGA
- a CDS encoding histidine phosphatase family protein translates to MEQKWPQQIWIVRHGQSAGNVARDTAEAEKQLLISIAERDVDVPLSTLGEQQAQALGDWFVSLPPEQQPTVVLYSPYVRARETAQAVLGKLDKSSLVSVVADERLREKEFGILDRLTVHGIASKYPELHEQRQHVGKFYFRPPGGESWCDVILRLRSVLDTVTREYRGERVLIVGHQVIVNCFRYLLERCDEQAILAIDKAADVPNCGVTSYAFNAALGKHGKLQLDLCNFVAPLEDSGTPVTDQPDMPAAPKA, encoded by the coding sequence ATGGAACAGAAATGGCCGCAACAAATCTGGATCGTGCGTCATGGCCAGAGCGCCGGCAACGTGGCGCGCGATACGGCCGAAGCGGAAAAACAGCTGTTGATCAGCATTGCCGAGCGCGATGTCGACGTGCCCCTGTCCACCTTGGGCGAACAGCAGGCCCAGGCGCTGGGCGACTGGTTTGTCTCCCTTCCCCCCGAACAACAACCGACCGTGGTGCTGTATTCGCCGTATGTACGTGCGCGTGAAACGGCGCAGGCGGTGCTGGGCAAACTCGACAAATCCTCGCTCGTCTCGGTGGTGGCCGACGAGCGCCTGCGCGAAAAGGAGTTCGGCATTCTCGACCGGCTCACCGTGCACGGCATCGCCAGCAAATATCCCGAACTGCACGAGCAGCGCCAGCACGTGGGCAAGTTTTATTTCCGCCCACCCGGTGGCGAAAGCTGGTGCGACGTGATCTTGCGCCTGCGCAGCGTGCTCGACACGGTCACGCGCGAATACCGCGGCGAGCGCGTGCTGATCGTCGGCCACCAGGTGATCGTCAACTGCTTCCGCTACCTGCTGGAGCGCTGCGACGAGCAGGCCATCCTGGCGATCGACAAGGCGGCCGACGTGCCCAACTGCGGCGTCACCTCGTATGCCTTCAATGCTGCCTTGGGCAAGCACGGCAAGCTGCAACTGGACCTGTGCAATTTTGTCGCGCCACTGGAAGACTCGGGCACGCCCGTCACCGACCAGCCCGACATGCCGGCCGCGCCCAAGGCCTGA
- a CDS encoding NAD(P)H-hydrate dehydratase translates to MNATAITAALLRGWPLPMPTPDGDKEVRGHLLIIGGSREMPGAILLAATAALRAGAGKLTLATAASVAPQVAIAMPEAKVIALEETAHGGFRREAKERLAPLAGKVSAVLVGPGMSDDAASCELMRCLLPVFAGSRMIIDACAMKVVCNSGNFRFAQPVLLTPHAGEMAHLTRQSKEAILADPQGAALEAAQRWNAVVALKGALTIIATPGGQCWSHEGGNVGLAISGSGDTLAGIITGLAARGAPLEQACSWGIALHALAGDQLALRFGLLGYLAREIPAEVPALLRHLAA, encoded by the coding sequence ATGAACGCCACCGCCATCACCGCCGCCCTGCTGCGCGGCTGGCCGCTGCCGATGCCCACACCCGACGGCGACAAGGAAGTGCGCGGCCACCTCTTGATTATCGGCGGCTCGCGCGAAATGCCGGGCGCCATCTTGCTGGCCGCCACTGCGGCCTTGCGCGCGGGCGCAGGCAAGCTGACCCTGGCCACGGCCGCCAGCGTGGCGCCGCAGGTGGCGATCGCCATGCCGGAAGCGAAGGTGATCGCGCTGGAAGAAACGGCGCACGGCGGTTTCCGGCGCGAAGCGAAAGAGCGGCTGGCGCCGCTGGCCGGCAAGGTCAGCGCGGTGCTGGTCGGACCCGGCATGAGCGATGACGCGGCCAGTTGCGAACTGATGCGCTGCCTCTTGCCCGTGTTTGCCGGCAGCCGCATGATTATCGACGCCTGCGCCATGAAGGTGGTCTGCAACTCCGGCAATTTCCGCTTTGCCCAGCCGGTACTGCTGACGCCGCACGCGGGCGAAATGGCGCACCTGACGCGCCAGTCCAAGGAAGCCATCCTGGCCGACCCGCAAGGCGCGGCGCTGGAGGCGGCGCAGCGCTGGAATGCGGTGGTGGCGCTGAAAGGCGCGCTCACCATCATCGCCACGCCCGGCGGCCAGTGCTGGTCGCATGAAGGCGGCAATGTGGGCCTGGCCATTTCCGGTTCGGGCGACACCCTGGCCGGCATCATCACGGGCCTGGCCGCGCGCGGTGCGCCACTGGAACAAGCATGTTCCTGGGGCATTGCCCTGCATGCGCTGGCCGGCGACCAGCTGGCCTTGCGCTTCGGCCTGCTCGGCTACCTGGCGCGCGAGATTCCGGCCGAAGTGCCGGCGCTATTGCGGCATCTGGCTGCCTGA
- a CDS encoding TonB-dependent receptor — protein sequence MPSRHFSVPSTPLRTIVIACAMLSAPAWAQDTTDANLETASIDQVTVVGSRVRNRTVFDSTVPIDRFGAREVSNALSTGDVGAALQNLSPSINFPRIESSGASDSVRGIQLRGLAPDQVLVLINGKRRHTSAVLDTESSFSGTVPVDINAIPPGAIDHIEILRDGAGAQYGSDAVAGVINIVLKKARTGGSASVSYGANHTRFDPTDQTLTDGQTTIVNADYGVPLGDAGYFRFGAETRRRSPTERAGPSDAGWTSYNFTPADQALDGKVVFKSGDSRQHNNYAFYNALLPLENGLDLYSFATVNDRKSDGSAYFRYPGDPSNVLALYPNGYRPVTNGDKRDVSLVAGLRGTTASWSWDLSARHGGDRFDYGVSHSVNASLGAASPTSFHLASFDFRQNALNLDATRNIEIGLPAALSLAVGAEWMRETYQSSAGDPASYAAGSLTDAPPGAQAGPGLRPSDTYDGSRQIRSVYLDAETDLTPRLLVGAAARYSDYSDFGSASTGKLSTRFKVTDDFLLRGSLSNSFRAPALVQTGFRFATLNFNADGTALQTSALLPASDSLARSFGAQDLKPEKSTNLSLGLAWKPAKATSLTVDAYVIRIRDRITRSSDLQSDAVTAYLARQGRSDIQSVAYLANLLDTRTKGLDVVLNHDLAVSGGKLNLNAALNLNKTSLDKVRQSSGALAAIDPELTLLTDTSLFRIRNASPKSKLILGADWQGANWGVQARATRFGELKDFSYDSEAPLIDGIPAQRFGAVWSLDLEGQLKLSKQLTVSVGGNNILDRYPQRVRETNNATYGGALPYNFINPIGVNGAYFYAKLSYTF from the coding sequence GTGCCATCTCGCCATTTTTCCGTTCCTTCTACCCCGCTGCGCACCATCGTCATCGCCTGCGCCATGCTGTCAGCACCGGCATGGGCGCAAGATACGACAGACGCCAACCTTGAGACCGCCAGCATCGACCAGGTCACCGTGGTCGGTTCGCGCGTGCGCAACCGCACCGTGTTCGACAGCACGGTGCCGATCGACCGCTTCGGCGCACGCGAAGTGAGCAACGCCCTGTCCACCGGCGATGTCGGCGCGGCCCTGCAAAACCTGTCGCCATCGATCAATTTTCCGCGCATCGAATCGAGCGGCGCGTCGGATTCCGTGCGCGGCATCCAGCTGCGCGGCCTGGCGCCGGACCAGGTGCTGGTGCTGATCAACGGCAAGCGCCGCCATACCAGCGCCGTGCTGGACACGGAAAGCAGCTTTTCGGGCACGGTGCCGGTCGACATCAATGCGATCCCACCGGGCGCGATCGACCATATCGAGATCCTGCGCGACGGCGCCGGCGCCCAGTACGGCAGCGACGCGGTGGCCGGCGTGATCAATATCGTGCTGAAAAAAGCCCGCACGGGCGGTTCGGCCTCGGTCAGCTACGGCGCCAACCATACCAGGTTCGACCCGACGGACCAGACCCTGACGGACGGCCAGACCACCATCGTCAACGCCGACTACGGCGTGCCGCTGGGCGACGCAGGCTATTTCCGCTTCGGCGCGGAAACGCGGCGCCGCTCGCCCACCGAGCGTGCCGGCCCCAGTGACGCGGGCTGGACCTCGTACAATTTCACGCCGGCCGACCAGGCGCTGGACGGCAAGGTGGTATTCAAGTCGGGCGACTCGCGCCAGCACAACAACTATGCCTTCTATAACGCGCTGTTGCCGCTTGAAAATGGCCTGGACCTGTATTCGTTTGCCACCGTCAACGACCGCAAGTCCGACGGCAGCGCCTACTTCCGCTATCCGGGCGACCCGTCGAACGTGCTGGCGCTGTACCCGAACGGCTACCGCCCCGTCACCAATGGCGACAAGCGCGACGTCAGCCTGGTGGCCGGCCTGCGCGGCACCACGGCCAGCTGGAGCTGGGACCTGAGCGCGCGCCACGGCGGCGACCGCTTCGACTACGGCGTCAGCCACTCCGTCAACGCCTCGCTGGGCGCGGCCAGCCCCACCAGTTTCCACCTGGCCAGCTTCGATTTCCGCCAGAACGCGCTGAACCTGGACGCCACGCGCAACATCGAGATCGGCCTGCCGGCCGCCCTGAGCCTGGCCGTCGGCGCCGAATGGATGCGCGAAACCTACCAGAGTTCCGCCGGCGACCCGGCCTCGTATGCGGCAGGCAGCCTCACCGACGCGCCACCGGGTGCGCAAGCGGGCCCGGGCCTGCGTCCGTCCGACACGTATGACGGCAGCCGCCAGATCCGCTCGGTATATCTCGACGCGGAAACCGATCTCACGCCGCGCCTGCTGGTGGGCGCCGCCGCCCGCTATTCCGACTACAGCGACTTCGGCAGCGCCAGCACGGGCAAATTGTCGACGCGTTTTAAAGTCACGGACGACTTCCTGCTGCGCGGTTCGCTGTCGAACAGTTTTCGCGCGCCGGCGCTGGTGCAGACGGGTTTCCGCTTCGCCACCCTGAACTTCAATGCGGACGGCACGGCGCTGCAGACGTCGGCCCTGCTGCCGGCCAGCGACAGCCTGGCCCGCAGCTTCGGCGCGCAGGATCTGAAACCGGAAAAATCGACCAATCTGTCGCTGGGCCTGGCCTGGAAACCGGCCAAGGCCACCAGCCTGACGGTGGACGCCTATGTGATCCGCATCCGCGACCGCATCACGCGTTCCAGCGATTTGCAAAGCGATGCCGTCACCGCCTACCTGGCGCGACAAGGGCGCAGCGATATCCAGTCGGTGGCCTACCTGGCCAACCTGCTCGACACGCGCACCAAAGGCCTGGACGTGGTGCTGAACCATGACCTGGCGGTATCTGGTGGCAAGCTGAACCTGAACGCGGCGCTCAATCTGAACAAGACCAGCCTCGACAAAGTACGCCAGAGTTCCGGCGCGCTGGCCGCCATCGATCCCGAGCTGACCCTGCTGACCGACACCAGCCTGTTCCGCATCAGGAACGCCTCGCCGAAAAGCAAGCTGATCCTGGGCGCCGACTGGCAGGGAGCGAACTGGGGCGTGCAGGCGCGCGCCACCCGTTTTGGCGAGCTGAAGGATTTCTCGTATGACAGCGAGGCACCGCTGATCGACGGCATTCCGGCGCAGCGCTTCGGCGCCGTCTGGTCGCTGGACCTGGAAGGCCAGTTGAAACTTTCCAAACAACTGACGGTGAGCGTGGGCGGCAACAATATCCTGGACCGCTATCCGCAGCGCGTGCGCGAGACCAATAACGCCACCTACGGCGGCGCCCTGCCCTACAATTTCATCAACCCGATCGGCGTGAACGGCGCATACTTTTACGCCAAGCTGAGCTATACGTTTTAA
- a CDS encoding S-adenosyl-l-methionine hydroxide adenosyltransferase family protein, with translation MIIKKLSRLVAGACLGALLLSTQAQAATPLVLMTDFGTADGAVSAMHGVAYGVDPKLTISDLTHQIPDYDIWLGAYRLYQTANYWPEGTVFVSVIDPGVGTQRKSVVLKTKNGRYFVGPDNGLFTLIAERDGVAELREIDEKVNRLAGSAESYTFHGRDVYAYVGARLASGAITYEQVGPQLPSESVVKIAYQHAVRDGNTIRGIVPVLDVKYGNVWTNIPKALLDELGVQPHDPLQVRILHKGKQVAKVTAPFEHTFGGVAKGKPLVYLNSLLDVAVAISQGDFAAKHHIESGVDWQVEVSKVNNK, from the coding sequence ATGATCATCAAGAAACTCTCCCGACTCGTCGCCGGCGCCTGCCTGGGCGCGCTGCTGCTGTCCACCCAGGCGCAAGCGGCCACGCCGCTGGTGCTGATGACCGATTTCGGCACCGCCGACGGCGCTGTCTCGGCCATGCATGGCGTGGCCTATGGCGTCGATCCCAAGCTCACCATTTCCGACCTGACGCACCAGATACCCGACTACGATATCTGGCTCGGCGCCTACCGCCTGTACCAGACGGCCAATTACTGGCCCGAGGGCACGGTATTCGTTTCCGTGATCGATCCGGGCGTGGGCACCCAGCGCAAGTCGGTGGTCTTGAAAACGAAAAACGGCCGCTATTTCGTCGGTCCCGACAATGGCTTGTTTACCCTGATCGCCGAGCGCGACGGCGTGGCCGAACTGCGCGAGATCGATGAAAAGGTCAACCGCCTGGCCGGCTCCGCCGAGTCGTATACCTTCCATGGCCGCGACGTCTACGCCTATGTCGGTGCGCGCCTGGCCTCGGGCGCCATCACGTATGAACAGGTGGGCCCGCAGTTGCCGAGCGAGTCGGTGGTGAAGATCGCCTACCAGCACGCCGTACGCGACGGTAATACCATCCGCGGCATCGTGCCGGTGCTGGACGTCAAGTATGGCAATGTGTGGACGAATATCCCGAAAGCACTGCTCGATGAACTGGGCGTCCAACCGCACGACCCGCTGCAAGTGCGCATTTTGCACAAGGGCAAGCAGGTGGCGAAAGTCACGGCGCCGTTCGAACACACGTTTGGCGGCGTGGCCAAGGGCAAGCCACTGGTCTACCTGAACAGCTTGCTGGACGTGGCCGTGGCCATCAGCCAGGGCGACTTTGCGGCCAAACACCATATCGAGTCGGGCGTGGACTGGCAAGTCGAAGTGAGCAAAGTCAATAACAAGTAA
- a CDS encoding efflux RND transporter permease subunit, with the protein MFLSDFSIKRPTATIVLILAMMCVGLLALSKLRVNQNPDVEVPFIVVSIPYPGASPDTVEREVVNRLEKSLQSISGVTEINSSSNEGAASIFLQFSFKTNLIEASDDIRNAIAAVRYKLPLEMREPILQRIDPGAEPIMQLALSSSSQSHAEISRLAEDVLSDRFRAVDGVALVNVGGSLKRELSVLLRAEKLREYNVSVSDVVTALRNQNTNAPVGKVRGSLDEKSIRLVGRIESPSDFEQVVIKRRGDEIVRLAQVATIQDGFAEVNSMSVRSGKPNVGISITRVRDASTVSVANKIRAMMVEINKTLPEGTKLEVTRDGGENAQHSLNNVIESLVLGAVLTIFVVYAFLNSWRSTLITALSLPTSVIAAFIAVWLCGFTLNFMTLLGLSLAIGVLIDDAIVVRENIVRHMQMGKDRRKAALEGTAEIGLAVAATTFSIIAVFIPVAFMPGISGEWFRPFALTVTCSVLVSLGISFTLDPMLSAYWGDPADHHTAPKKGISAVLDRFNHWFDHQADRYGNVIAWALHHRRWMAFIALLSLTGAIVLHATHGGTSFLPASDSGNLMINVRTPSSSSIEYSRLKLEAAAVLARTLPETKDTNSSVTAAGGRIYVDIGKRNTRKRSAKEVAVELREKMSRLVGAEYVVQDDLSNGSQKPIQVEFTGPDSRKLMEITNAYMDKLRLVPGAVDVGLSEQDPKNELKIELNRGLANSMGISVNDAAQSLRVAFAGVEVGDWVDPTGETRDVAVRLHPDDRVASENIERLPISVTGTSQMVPLDQIASITMGKGPSGIEHKNGKRTITVSANAQGRSNGEVTTDAMNLAKSIDFPPGYGLALGGAGQDQQELFTQMVIALVMGIGLMYLILVMQFNSFTAPIAVMMSLPLSLIGVVVALVITNNTLNLMSFIGIIMLMGLVAKNAILLLDAARKREEEGYGREDALMEAGRMRLRPILMTTFALIAGMFPVALGLGEGGEFYRPLAIAIIGGTITSTILTLLVVPTFYDSIEISRDGAVAKFHWRAGRMNVAFALILTLIECVLTLLLIRFIYRMLKLAVLFLMGRRAPAATVNLHK; encoded by the coding sequence ATGTTCCTTTCCGATTTCAGTATCAAGCGGCCCACCGCCACCATCGTATTGATCCTGGCGATGATGTGCGTCGGCCTGCTGGCGCTGTCGAAACTGCGCGTCAACCAGAACCCGGACGTCGAAGTGCCGTTTATCGTCGTCAGCATTCCTTACCCTGGCGCTTCGCCCGATACGGTCGAGCGCGAAGTGGTCAACCGCCTGGAAAAGTCCTTGCAAAGCATTTCCGGCGTGACGGAAATCAATAGCTCGTCCAACGAAGGCGCGGCCAGTATCTTCTTGCAGTTTTCGTTCAAGACCAACCTGATCGAAGCGTCTGACGATATCCGCAACGCGATTGCCGCCGTGCGCTACAAGCTGCCGCTGGAAATGCGCGAACCTATCCTGCAGCGCATCGATCCGGGCGCCGAACCGATCATGCAGCTGGCGCTGTCGTCCAGTTCGCAAAGCCATGCGGAAATTTCGCGCCTGGCCGAAGACGTGCTGTCGGACCGCTTCCGCGCCGTCGATGGCGTGGCGCTGGTCAATGTGGGGGGATCGCTGAAGCGCGAACTGTCGGTACTGCTGCGCGCGGAAAAACTGCGCGAATACAATGTGTCCGTCAGCGACGTGGTGACCGCCCTGCGCAACCAGAACACCAATGCGCCGGTGGGCAAGGTGCGCGGCAGCCTGGACGAGAAAAGCATCCGCCTGGTGGGCCGCATCGAGTCGCCGTCCGACTTCGAGCAGGTGGTGATCAAGCGCCGCGGCGACGAGATCGTGCGCCTGGCGCAAGTGGCCACCATCCAGGACGGCTTTGCCGAAGTCAACAGCATGAGCGTGCGCAGCGGCAAGCCCAACGTGGGCATTTCGATCACCCGCGTGCGCGACGCGTCCACCGTCAGCGTGGCCAACAAGATCCGCGCCATGATGGTCGAGATCAACAAGACCCTGCCCGAAGGCACCAAGCTGGAAGTGACGCGCGACGGTGGCGAAAACGCCCAGCACAGCCTGAACAATGTGATCGAGTCGCTGGTGCTGGGCGCCGTGCTGACCATCTTCGTCGTCTACGCCTTTTTGAATTCCTGGCGTTCGACCCTGATCACGGCGCTGAGCTTGCCGACCTCCGTCATCGCGGCCTTTATCGCCGTCTGGCTGTGCGGCTTTACCCTGAACTTCATGACCCTGCTGGGCTTGTCGCTGGCGATCGGCGTGCTGATCGATGACGCCATCGTGGTGCGTGAAAACATCGTGCGCCACATGCAGATGGGCAAGGACCGCCGCAAGGCCGCGCTGGAAGGCACGGCCGAGATCGGCCTGGCGGTGGCGGCGACGACGTTTTCGATCATCGCCGTGTTTATTCCCGTCGCCTTTATGCCCGGCATCTCGGGCGAATGGTTCCGTCCGTTCGCGCTGACCGTGACGTGCTCGGTGCTGGTCAGCCTCGGTATTTCGTTTACGCTCGACCCGATGCTGTCGGCCTACTGGGGCGACCCGGCCGACCACCATACGGCGCCGAAAAAAGGCATCAGCGCCGTGCTCGACCGTTTCAATCACTGGTTCGATCACCAGGCTGACCGCTATGGCAATGTGATCGCCTGGGCGCTGCATCACCGCCGCTGGATGGCCTTTATTGCCTTGCTCAGCCTGACTGGCGCCATCGTCCTGCATGCCACGCACGGCGGCACCAGCTTCCTGCCGGCATCGGACTCGGGCAACCTGATGATCAATGTGCGCACGCCGTCGTCGAGCAGCATCGAATACTCGCGCCTGAAACTGGAAGCGGCGGCCGTGCTGGCGCGTACCTTGCCGGAAACCAAGGACACCAACAGTTCGGTCACGGCCGCCGGCGGACGCATCTATGTCGATATCGGCAAGCGCAATACGCGCAAGCGCTCGGCCAAGGAAGTGGCGGTCGAACTGCGCGAGAAGATGTCGCGCCTGGTGGGGGCCGAATACGTGGTGCAGGATGACCTCAGCAATGGCTCGCAGAAGCCGATCCAGGTCGAATTCACGGGACCCGATTCACGCAAGTTGATGGAAATCACCAACGCCTATATGGACAAGCTGCGCCTGGTGCCGGGCGCCGTCGACGTGGGCCTGTCGGAACAGGATCCGAAGAACGAACTGAAGATCGAACTGAACCGAGGCCTGGCCAACTCGATGGGCATTTCCGTCAACGATGCGGCGCAGTCCTTGCGCGTGGCGTTTGCCGGCGTGGAAGTGGGCGACTGGGTCGACCCGACCGGCGAGACGCGCGACGTGGCCGTGCGCCTGCACCCCGACGACCGCGTGGCGTCCGAAAATATCGAACGCCTGCCGATCAGCGTGACGGGGACCAGCCAGATGGTGCCGCTGGACCAGATCGCCAGCATTACCATGGGCAAGGGCCCGTCCGGCATCGAGCATAAAAACGGCAAGCGCACGATTACCGTCTCGGCCAATGCCCAGGGCCGTTCGAACGGCGAAGTGACCACCGATGCGATGAACCTGGCCAAGTCGATCGACTTCCCGCCCGGCTACGGCCTGGCCTTGGGCGGCGCCGGCCAGGACCAGCAGGAACTGTTTACCCAGATGGTGATCGCGCTGGTGATGGGGATCGGCCTGATGTATCTGATCCTGGTGATGCAGTTCAACTCCTTTACGGCGCCGATCGCGGTGATGATGTCGCTGCCGCTCAGTTTGATCGGCGTGGTGGTGGCGCTGGTGATCACGAATAACACCCTCAACCTGATGAGCTTTATCGGCATCATCATGCTGATGGGGCTGGTCGCCAAGAACGCCATCCTGCTGCTGGACGCGGCGCGCAAGCGCGAAGAGGAAGGCTATGGCCGCGAGGACGCACTGATGGAGGCCGGACGCATGCGTCTGCGTCCTATCCTGATGACCACGTTTGCCCTGATCGCCGGCATGTTCCCGGTCGCGCTGGGCCTGGGCGAGGGCGGCGAGTTTTACCGTCCGCTGGCGATCGCGATTATCGGTGGCACGATTACCTCGACCATTCTGACCTTGCTGGTGGTGCCGACCTTCTACGACAGCATCGAGATCTCCCGCGATGGCGCCGTGGCCAAGTTCCACTGGCGCGCCGGGCGCATGAACGTGGCGTTCGCCCTGATCCTGACCCTGATCGAGTGCGTGCTGACCTTGCTGCTGATCCGCTTCATTTACCGCATGCTGAAACTGGCCGTGCTGTTCCTGATGGGACGCCGCGCGCCTGCGGCCACGGTCAACTTGCACAAGTAA